TCTTGAGGGGTAGCTTGAAGTGAGCGAGTACAATCATGAGAGTGAAACCAtagggtatggcatgagttttAGTGCCGGTTAGAACCCTATTAAGAAGCTGGATGATAAACCAAGGCCAATTGATCTACCTCCCACTATCCAGGCATTCCATAAGGACTAGGTCCATGAAGGTTGCAATGTGCCTTCTTTCTTGCATAGGCAACACGACATTGCTGACAAATTCAAACAGCACTTTGTGGGGAGGTTTCATCTCGCTTTTGTATACAGCCTTGGGCTAAAGCTCTTCCTCATTGTCAACAAACTTCCTTGTAATGGCAAGTGAGGTGGGaaggttttctaggcttggccattTCAGCTTTTTgtaatcattgtacccttcagCAGGTACTCCCAGAATCTCTCCCAATTCCTTGTCGTCAAAGGTCATAGTCACCCCCTTCACCACACTAGTGACTCTGCTATTTTTGATCTCACAATTTGCcatgaactccacaatctcagTTTAGGCAAGCCttccatccatctgaaggacTATGTCCTTCCAACCTTGCAGATGTAGTTTTTCCAGCAGCATCACCATGCCTTCCTTCTCCAAGTCCCTGAGGAGTCTACCCTTCAAAAATCAAGATGGTTCTTTTTCCAAACTTAACCATCCTGTCTTGCTCTTCATCAGATTCCTCTTCTACTTCACATTCTTCTTCCTCCACTATTTGCACTTTTCTAGATTTTCTGGCAAACATGGTTATTTTTGACAGAGTAGAAGGCTCTGCATCAACATTCTTTAAAGGTGACTTCTTTTTGGAGGTCTTTATTTTCTTTGCCTTTGGAGTCATAACCTCCACCTCCTCTGCCTTATTTTCATCATGAAGAACCATGTCcatctcctcaatttcaactACCTCAACAGGTTCACTCACTTTCTTCTTTCCCTTTGCAGCAACTTTTCAAAAGAGAGTTTAATTGGGTAACGACAtcttttcagaagctcaagagtctaatcaaactgggagtcagtttgaaaagacgttAGAGActtccctagaatctaggcaatTATCGTGTTGGAGACTCTCTTTGGGTAAAACTGGTTCTTTTTGTACCGGATACGCTTGAGGGAGGTTAGGATTAAATGGGACTCTCCTTTTGATCATGATCCAAAtacaattatttcaaaatatgctgAGTGGAGAGTACATAccatgtaatcttgatgaactaggttcttcactgagaattctcttgtgtaagtctgaatttttcaagaaaataaagataatatcattagagattaatgagacaTTTTAGTACATGGTACAAGAGTATACTagtgaaagtatgagactgagcaaaatctaatctaattgtgtacaaaattcataaattatcTAACCAATTTTTAagttagaactggttccttttagatgatcttaatcatccctaattctaacatgttccctTCAAAGTGATTTTtacttagagcttttgtgaagatgttaGCTATTttcttgtcagtagcacaaaattccacagtgattaaaccattttcatagttatccctcaaaaagtgatgcctaccatctatgtgcttagttcttttatgatgaaccgggttcttggtcattcTAATTGCACTGGTGTTGtcacaaaagatggggatacaacctacatcaattccaaagtccattaatttcttttttatccacaacaattgagcacaacatgaggcagcaTCTACATACTCATCTTCAACAGTAGACAAGGCCACATAATGTTgttttttggtggcccaagacacaagacatgagccaagaaagtgtgccatatctaaagtactctttctatccacaagaaaacctgcataatcaacattagcatatcccactaagttgaaattactaccttttggataccacagataaaggtcagtggtgccttttaggtatatCAAGATCCTCTTTAcgacagtcaagtgagactcctttgtatttgcctgaaatctagcacaaaggcctacactgaaaataatGTCATGTCTACTAGaagtgagatataacaaagatcccatcattcccctatacaaattCTTATCAACATATGAACTAGGTTCATTTATATCCAATTTTGTGGCTGTtgctataggagtgtcaatttctttggagtcTTCCATTTAAAACCTTTTtaaagcaactcttttacatacttctatTGGTAGATCATAGTTCTATTTGAATTTTtcttaatttgtaagcctaaaaaaaatttagctcacccatcatgctcatttctaatacactccccattagtttagcaaattctttacttaacttattagTAGTTACTCCAaaaattatatcatcaacatatatttgaactaccaagagatctttacctttttctttcaagagcatagtattgtcaattttacctctcttttAGCATGCTTAAGCAAGAATTTTTGCAGTCTTTCATaacatgctcttggagcctgcttgagtcTATAAAGTACTTTGTCAAGCTTGTCACATGATCgggacattccttgctttcaaagcttGAAAGTTGCTTGCAAAACACTTCTTTCTTTATATAGACactgaggaaggcactcttgacatccatctgatggataGTGAATTCCATggaagcagcaaaggctataaggagtttAATTACTTCCAATCTTGCAgctggagcaaaagtctcatcatagtctatgccctcctctcgactatatccttgaaccaccaatcttggcTTATTCCTTATAATTGTTCCATCTTTGTCAAGTTTATTTTTGATGACCCATTTTGTTCTAATTACAtatctgtccttgggtcttggtaccggatgccaaacttgacttctatCAAATTGGTTGAGATCAACTTGCATTGTattcacccagtctgcatcctgcaaagcctcagcaatatttttaggttcaataagagacaAAAAATCATCAAAAGAAAAAAGATTCTTCAAAGAATATCTGATTTTCATTCCAGAGGTTGGATTagtgattatgttctcaatgggatgagaacatTGATACTTGTgaggtttcacaaccaactggtttcccctAGATGTTCCTTCAATATTTTATTGCTGAGGAACAGGTTCAGTGATAGGTTCCCTCGAGGTCTGAGGATCAATTCCTCTTTGTTTAGTTCCCCCTGTCAGGTTGTCCCGGgtggaaggacctgttccatcacatgttccttcctctagtgcaacttcagtctgggctgtggtttcatttggGTTTCTTACCATCCCAACTGCTTCATCATCCTGTTCCtatctctcagaaagaatgttagtttcatcaaaaatcacatgtacactttcttctacacacatagttcttttgttataaatcttataagctttactattgaagaatatcccaagaatactccctcatcacttctaggATCAAACTTAtatagggagtctttaccattattgagCATAAAGAACTTACATctaaatgccctaagatgggatacaTTTGGCGTTCTCCCTTTAAGTAaatcatagggagtcttctcaataagaggtctagtcatgtacctatttatgatgtagcaagCAGTGCTCACaacttctgcccagaagctatgagGCAGTTTACTAAAAAGAAGCATACTCCTAGCCATTTCttccaatgtcctattctttctttcaactactccattttgttgtggagtcctaggagtaGAAAAGTTATGACTTAtaccatgctcatcacaaaaataagaaaatttaGCATTCTTAAATTCAGTACCATGAATAGACCTAATTGacgcaagttgattacctagttgttcatgagtttttctaacaaaagaagtgaatatgtcaaatacttcatctttagatgttaataATAATGtgcaagtaaacctagagtaatcatcaacaaacACCATAACATATTTCTTACCACCTCCgctcaatgttctcattggtccacaaagatccatatggaccagttccatcgtcctgttAGTGCTTACCATTTTTTtgcttttaaaagaggatcttaccttcttcccccttgcacaagcctcaaaaactttattttccttgaacttaatgttaggtaaacctatcaccaagtccttggagactagtttgttgtgttggcttagactggcatgtccaagtctcttgtgccaaaggaggggataaTTATTCAACACACTTAAgaaagtgagttcattatctgaaagtgtggacatATCCAaaacatatatgttgttcactctttttccctgcaaaactatcttgccagtggtaagattaatcacaaagtattttgtagaggtgaaggctaccatgttacctctatcacacaattgggatacacttattagactgtacttcagtccatctatcaagtagacattcttaATAGAATCAGAATCAGTCATACCTACCTTTCCAActccaatgatctcacctttctttcaaattccaaaggagacattacctcctttaaggtcctcaagttaAAGGAATTGGTTCTTGCTTCATGTCATATGcattgagcagccactatccatgtaccatatttggcttcTTCCCTTCATTTGGACCTGCAAAAAGAAATCAGGGATTAGTCTTAGGAACTCAAACTAGTTTGGATCCCTTTTTTATAggcaaaaggaaaaatcaaattcATTTTAGCTCAACTTGGCTACCTATTTTTACCTTAAAcaatttttttgttcttttgacttgtcTTCTATTTGTAGTGCATTCACTCATATAGTGACCAATgttaccacagtgtgtgcaaatcttaTTTTCAGGGAGTGTgagatacttgcttttgggatcccacttaggtgcagagttcccaaagccaattaatcttctattgctactatgatgttcttgtagccatgaaagtgcatcagaggacctgttccatttacaagttatgtctagctcatgcttgaccttgttcATATCCTCTTTTAGGACTCTTACCTATTCATCcctcttatacaactcatcttttatttttcctacattttcttctaaagtgagttgtgtgtgatcaacTGTCTTTTTACCTGTTTCTAAtttcaattttagattttcagatctaagttctaggacaattgtgtcaagtgcatgaacctggttcttcatcATAGTATTTTCACTTTTAGTTTCACAAGCCCTAAGTTCCAGATTTTTGCACTTGTCTCTCGAAATCACACATTCTTTCGACAGTTGTTCCTTTTCATTATTCACAtccttagattcatcaattagcTCTAGTAGTAACTCGGATAACATTTCTTTAGAAAAAattttaatcttgtctttgagatgaaagaCACTTGCCGCAGTTTCTTCATCggattctccaatggccataagtgctcgttcatcatcatcatcatcatctgagctttcttcccaagcagcaaccatagccttggttgatcctttgttgttgcttttcttgggttgaaTCTGTTCCTTCTTCCGGTTTATTCGTTCATctatttccttcttccattcaatttcccacaaaggatagtttttgatgtggtgatcagtctttccacacttgtagcagccatcattggtttgcttctcaGGAGCTTTTGCCTTGctatagcttccacttcttgaagaaccctttcctctcctCAGGTACTTCTCAAAGTCTTTGGTGATCAtatccatttcatcatcttctagatcagaaccttcagtgattctgagtgccaagctCCTTTCCCAATCAATTCATCTAGTGAgagagtggcaatgttctttgattcttTGATGGCAGTGATCTTGTTTTCCCCAGTGATTGGCAAGACCCTGGTAAGTATCTTCTTAACTCTTACTTCTTCAGGGATAATCCTTCTAAGagattttagttcatttgtcaatgtagtgaaccttgtgtacatctcctGAATGGTTTTCCCATCCTTTATAACAAAGTTCTCATACTGAGAATACAGTAGAGTTCCTCTAGATCTCTTTACCTGAGTTGTTacttcatgagccacttgcagTGTGTCCCAAATTTTCTTAGCAGTGGAAGAATCTTGGATTCtgttgtactcatctggaccaagcCCACAaataagccatttcttggctttagcattcttctcccacttCTTCATTTCCTCAACATTGCAATCCGCTCTTGTTtttggcacatctactccttcagcatttttctccaaGGTTGCTAGTGGACTAtcggtgacaatgtcccatagctcatagtcttctcgttgaatgtgatctctcattctgttcttccaccaagagtagtactggccaATAAAGAGCGGttgcctagcagtggattgcccttcccaatttctaggtggtgcactcatcttgatcttctcctaaggtgttagcctcttcaaggataacctgctctaataccaattaATGTTTTATACTTACCACACAAGagatgtgtgtgtgtggggggggggggatgatttgtgtggtgtccaattatTTGTGTGCATAGATTATAAAAGGACCTGATTCtcctatgtgttccttatacaaCAATTGCGAAATAataaatacagaaagtaaagaacacaagtatttttacgtgtaaaacacccggctcaaaaggtgaaaaaatcataACCTACTACCTAGTAGGAGTTTTTTttcaacacttcactaaatcactaagcCAAAACAGCGTTTATAaaactcttgtaaacctaaggattacctctaacccttatGGCAACCAACCTCAGACTGCTGCGacaatttcaagttaactctaacttgaatactacaCTTATAGTACTTAGTATAATGCTTCtaaagaaagctgaaaggtacaactcaaaagccccACTACAAataaactagaataaaagacagacacttggaactggctCTTCTATatagttcatgtagcttcagtttcgcacacttgaatcacacaggaattgcttgcaaaatgccttgctattttgatcTCAACTCTCGTTTAACTTCAGTATTTGTGCGtcacctgtaaaagagaacacAACTGATATATATAGAGTTTGTAAATAAAGATTAAGTAGagttctaatgctttactcttcctttgtggaagagttctagttatcttcaacttctaactcctctcttatctaggatagagctctctttgagtaaggagtccttctccttatcaattatacaACCTTTTCACTCGGGAGGTATCAGATATAATCACTTAAGCTTACTCCTTCACGTGTatgccttgtgcttgaatctgcccgtgtctgtgtacactgtgtatggacctagttcatgcttgagttcctttgtcaatcatcaaaataaaTTTACCTAGGCCAATAGAAGAGCTAATGATAATTTTGCATACCATTGCCTTGAGGCCTTCCTCAGTCTATAAAGAGACGTATTTAACTTGCAAGAAAGAGTAGATGAAGAGGTAGAAAAATCAGATTGCATAGTAAGACCGGGGGAGCTTCATAAACACTTCTTCATCCAAATTCCCATGTAAAAATGCATTATTAGCATCCATTTGGAAAACAGTCCAAGTTCTTTTCATAACAATAGAGAATAAACACCTGATAGTAGTATGCTTTACCACAGAAGAAAACGTTTCAGTAAAATCAATACCTTCCTGTTGACTGTCCCCCCTAATGActagtttatttttatacctttcAATAGAGTCATCAGCCTTTTGTTTAATCTTATACACCCATTTACAAGGAATGGACTTTTTCCCTGGAGGAAGAGGTACAACGGTCCAAGTGTTGTTGACTTCCAGGGCCTGACATTCTTTAACCGTTGCATACTGCCTGGTAGGATTGGATACTACTTGATGATAAAACTGAGGTTCCAACATGCAACACTCAAGAATTGAAAAAGtaggtttagaatcatacataaAGGTACATACATAATCAATCAAGTATCCAGGAGTTTGATGAACTTTAGTAGACTTTCTGAGAATAGGAACAGGGGGAGCACTTTGAAGAAGTCTAAGAGATCTTCTGAGAGGAGGAACAAATGTACATGAAGGAATGGAAGTAGAAGATGGAATAATAGGCAAAGAAGTTGAAGAGGGGACATGATATGGAGAAGAGTCAGAATCATTCATAGGAGAAGGTGTAAAGTCTTAATCAAAAGAGGAAGGAGGAAATAGATGAACAGAGGAAGAATTAGAGAAAGGGAAGACAAGTTCATGGAAAACCATATCTCTAGAATGAAAAATGGTTGAAGAAGACAAATTCAGAAGCTTATAAGCTTTCTTCCCAGGACTATAACCAATGAAAACATATGATATTATCCTAGATTTGAATTTATCACTGTGAGGTTTTGGCACAACAGCAAAGGCTAAACATCCAAATGCCCTATGgtgagaaaaagaaggaaaaacacCATGTAGAAGTTCAAAGGAATTTATGTTGTAATAAGGGAGAAGGATATATCTTTATCAAATAGGTGGCAGTTAGTACACATTCACCCCAGTACTTGATTGGGAGTTTAGATTGGAAAAGAAGTGCTCTTGCTGTTTCTAGCaaatgtttatatttttttttctgcCATACCACTTTGTTGAGGTTTGTGTGGACAAGAAGTTTGATGTAATATGCCTTGAGCAGAGAAGAAAGAGATTGCCTCAGAACTACTCCCTAACTCAAAGGCATTGTTAGACCTAAAATCGTTGACAGGATAACCAAACTGAGTTTGGATCATAACCACAAAAGACTTAAGTATGGTGAAAGCATTCGATTTGGATGACAATAAATGAGTCCATGTTGCCCTGGTATAGTCATATATAAAAGTAAtgaagtttttaaaattattataagtTTGTGTATGATAAAGGCCCCAAAGGTCAACATGTATCAGTTGAAAATAGACAGAGTGAATGGTGCTTTCAAGGAAAGGTAGTCTTTGCTGCTCTGCCATGGGGCATATAGGGCATAGAAAAGTTTGCTTCTTAGGTAACATGTCGGAGAGGAGATGTATGGATTTTATTTTAGCAAATGGAATATTACCTAATCTTAAGTGCCATGCATGATCAAAAGACAAGCCAGAAAATGCATTATTAACAGGTACATTTATCAAAGATTTGACAGAACCAGAAGTAAAATTTAAACTGCTCTTATTGAGAATATCACCAATGGCAGTAATGGTATTTACAAATGAAGAATCACAGTGACTAAGAAGTCCATAAATTGACTAGGAAGATTGACTGCATGAGCAATCTCACAACGCGTGAGAGTTAGGTACTAAAGTGCACCAACGATGCTGCGAAAGAACGATCAACCAATGTTTTTGGTATAATGGTGTTTGAATGGCTCTTGCGCAAGCCATGATGATTCGCTCTtgtgagctaccacctgagatgtaaTTAGTGCAcctagtatttcatgtgtctatgttgaagaaagtggtTGGAGACCCGaaactcattgttccggttgaaacTATTGagattaatgaggaattgacttatgaagaaattccagtttttattcttgatagacaagtccgaaAGCAAAGAAATAAAGatattgcctctgtgaaagtgttatggcgaaaccgacaggttgaagaggccacttgggaggccgaagaagaaatgaagaagaagtaccctcatttgtttgaatagctatgtaatcgttTCTATGAAATTATTCCCTATGAATTGTGTGTCACTTGTACAATTTATGCTAAGAGTGTTCCTTTCCGGTAATGTATTACTTATAAGGCCACGGTTGATGTTGTTTCATATTATGTTGCttcattggattatgtatatgttgttagaatTGGTTTCTGAGGTTCTCTGAcaagtggataggcccaattacagaggagactctgccgaaatttctgaattTTTTTTTGAGTTAGTCAAATCTGGGAGTTTGAGATGTGCGAAAAAAGAAGAGTTGtgttatgttaagtgtttggggaTGGACTCTGCTCCTAATTTGAGGaggaatgatcctaagcggggaagaatgtaaggccccgttataatttttctaatgatttaatattttaaagtacgccaacgatatttgggaataacgtgttagagtattaaaggagacccatgtgatagaaccacattatttcgaaatgaaaaatgtatgtttaaggtgtgttgaaacatactaaggagttttgtgaatgtaaagaattcgtgtggaacaagtaggatacattaagtggaaaggatgtctcaatttgcacaagatcctacttcaaaacGCATGTTGTTACCAAACTATACAGACTTATGAGGTGatatacctataaaattaaagccctttgagtttagtttctaacgcttcaaaccattcgtcatttggacattcctataagaagttatgTTCAAATACCCAAAGGCTGGTCTGTAGCTCACTACAGAGCTCGCAAGGCCTGGTCTGTAGCTCCCTACAGAGCTCGCGAGGCTAGGTCTGTAgcacgctagaccgtgctatatctctctcgaagcctggtctatagctcgctacagagctcgcgaagcctggtccgTAGCTCGCTATAGACcgtgcctagcctggtctatAGCCCAATCCGAAATTTTGGAGTATCCAttctcctatttttataacccggcccAATCTCAAGCATTGTGGACCATTCTTTTGGAAAAtctgatacttttagagtgagagagagttcttagagtggggggtGATCTTCAATcaattatccatcaattcttgctcaaatcattGAAGATTAATAAGGAAGATTCACTAAGTCTTCAccctagaggtaaggttctacaccctaaccctcaattttgaattttgtctagaattgggtaattaataaGATAAATTTTGGGTGTGAGGGTtattgtcttgcatgcatgtatccttgaagtatgtggggaggttgtgagctaaaaatggtagagaatggatTGGGGAAAGATGTAATCCTTCAAAAGGggggcttaaaacattgatgcacacctagtgcttgataatatgctcaaatgagctaaaaccatgttcatcttcctaatcttGGTCCGACAATTTCTAAATTAGGtcaaagttgctaagaattccagaacattttagagattaaggaagctcaattgaggtatgtatggctaaactcccttcttcttagaatcgaattctacagtgttcatgtaattgaagtaagaccttgatcattattgaattggctattcctaatgtggttgtgtcgaaggatatatgttcaatatttattctaaatgctttatCATGTCATTTTGCCATTTgaggatatgttcaaaatgtgaaatatgtgttagaaatgttaagatttcatgtcaagatcgaaataaagattgttatgccaaattatatgaaatgcatctatgtgcctaagattcccaaattgatgtgttatgtgaatttaatgtcttgaatattgttgttgataatgattatgataatgatatttgaatgtgaaaAAGGGGActagaattatgaaatacggccaagtgccaagaatgattttgtaatcgtgattactagtgccaatgaatcgaaagaatatgaaagaaatatgatgtgagataattgaaattgtggttatggttgatgtctcaagtgagatggcctagccgatcaggccgtgatcggatgccatgccgcatacatggtggtaactgtgctggaaatgataattgaaatagtggatatggttgatgtc
This region of Nicotiana tomentosiformis chromosome 4, ASM39032v3, whole genome shotgun sequence genomic DNA includes:
- the LOC138909644 gene encoding uncharacterized protein; its protein translation is MSAPPRNWEGQSTARQPLFIGQYYSWWKNRMRDHIQREDYELWDIVTDSPLATLEKNAEGVDVPKTRADCNVEEMKKWEKNAKAKKWLICGLGPDEYNRIQDSSTAKKIWDTLQVAHEVTTQVKRSRGTLLYSQYENFVIKDGKTIQEMYTRFTTLTNELKSLRRIIPEEVRVKKILTRVLPITGENKITAIKESKNIATLSLDELIGKGAWHSESLKVLI
- the LOC138909643 gene encoding uncharacterized protein: MEDSKEIDTPIATATKLDINEPSSYVDKNLYRGMMGSLLYLTSSRHDIIFSVGLCARFQANTKESHLTVVKRILIYLKGTTDLYLWYPKDLHKRILSEEPSSSRLHVAAKGKKKVSEPVEVVEIEEMDMVLHDENKAEEVEVMTPKAKKIKTSKKKSPLKNVDAEPSTLSKITMFARKSRKVQIVEEEECEVEEESDEEQDRMVKFGKRTILIFEG